Proteins encoded by one window of Candidatus Binataceae bacterium:
- a CDS encoding 7-cyano-7-deazaguanine synthase has product MERIAVLSSGGLDSCALLAEEAKTSEVYPIYVQCGLAWEEMERRALERFLRALNNPHVQPVTTLSVSVAAMYGAHWSISGDSVPGAEESDSAVYLPGRNILLLGLAAIWCSTHNVSRIAIGSLGGNPFPDASPKFFNDFASALSLGLDHPIEVKADFRNLAKWELIRQFRHLPLEATLTCMAPRGLKHCGRCNKCEERQSAFKKAGVRDLTEYA; this is encoded by the coding sequence TTGGAGAGAATCGCGGTCTTGTCGAGCGGCGGCCTGGATAGCTGCGCGCTGCTCGCGGAAGAAGCCAAAACCTCCGAAGTCTATCCCATCTACGTGCAATGCGGACTGGCGTGGGAGGAGATGGAACGCCGCGCGCTCGAACGCTTCCTGCGAGCATTGAACAACCCGCACGTGCAGCCCGTGACGACGCTGTCGGTGTCAGTCGCAGCGATGTACGGCGCCCATTGGAGCATCTCGGGCGATAGCGTCCCTGGGGCGGAAGAATCGGATAGCGCGGTGTATCTCCCCGGCAGAAACATCCTGCTGCTCGGCCTCGCCGCGATCTGGTGCAGCACACACAACGTATCGCGAATCGCGATCGGATCTCTCGGCGGAAACCCGTTCCCCGACGCCTCGCCGAAGTTCTTCAATGATTTCGCATCCGCGCTGAGCCTCGGGCTGGATCATCCAATCGAGGTGAAGGCCGATTTCCGTAATCTCGCCAAATGGGAGCTTATCAGGCAGTTCCGGCACCTGCCGCTTGAGGCGACGCTCACCTGCATGGCTCCGCGGGGGTTGAAACACTGCGGGCGATGCAACAAGTGCGAGGAGCGTCAGAGCGCTTTCAAAAAGGCCGGGGTGCGGGACCTTACCGAGTACGCCTAG
- a CDS encoding RidA family protein, which translates to MTIRYSNPSGLAKPLGAYSHISRARASEIVFIAGQLAVNEAGDLIGKGDFAAQMRQVFENLKRALESEGLNFASVTRFTTYLVHSQDIEAFMAVRKELFARIYPGGQYPPNTLLMVDRLVGEQFLIEVETIAVAA; encoded by the coding sequence ATGACGATAAGATATAGTAATCCGTCGGGTCTGGCGAAGCCGCTCGGAGCGTATAGTCACATCTCCCGGGCGCGCGCGTCCGAAATAGTATTCATAGCCGGCCAGCTCGCGGTCAACGAAGCCGGAGACCTGATCGGCAAAGGCGATTTCGCGGCTCAGATGCGCCAGGTGTTCGAGAATCTGAAACGGGCGCTCGAAAGTGAAGGACTGAACTTCGCCAGCGTGACCAGGTTTACCACCTATCTCGTGCACTCGCAGGATATCGAAGCGTTCATGGCGGTTCGCAAGGAGCTTTTTGCCCGGATCTATCCGGGCGGCCAGTACCCGCCCAACACTTTGCTTATGGTCGATCGACTGGTCGGCGAGCAGTTTCTGATCGAAGTGGAAACGATCGCGGTCGCCGCGTGA
- a CDS encoding glutamine synthetase family protein, whose protein sequence is MSFVERHGLWTDDRSRAANEVEKLVQSHKLDLVRLSFADQHGVLRGKTVVANELPRMMREGSTFPMTLLAKDTAHRTVPAVLSLSGAGFTKRDMEAAADVVIVPDPATFHILPWVAGTGWLLCDLYFTGGEPVPVSTRYLYRRALERLSEAGFDFVAGLEIEFHIFKLENPRLQLDDAGQPGPPPEVSLLTQGYQHLTELRYDQLDPALEILRRNIMGLGLPLRTLEVEYGPSQCEFTFQPRHGLEPADMMMLARSAIKQVCRRHGYLASFMCRPRIPNVFSSGWHLHQSLRDKRTGDSAFVPAAGAVLSPLAQQYLAGLLEHAQGAAALATPTINGYRRYGRHPLAPDRAVWGHDHRNVMVRVLGGPGDSATRLENRVGEPAANPYLYMASQIFSGLDGIERQLDPGPPSDTPYEAAAPRLPHSLGEAIAALRKDTCLRAGLGSTFVDYYSLIKEAEIARFELEVTEWEQREYFEIF, encoded by the coding sequence ATGAGTTTCGTCGAACGTCATGGCTTGTGGACCGACGATCGGTCAAGGGCCGCGAACGAGGTCGAGAAACTGGTCCAATCGCACAAACTCGACCTCGTACGCTTGTCCTTCGCCGACCAGCACGGAGTCCTGCGCGGCAAGACCGTGGTGGCCAACGAACTGCCGCGGATGATGCGCGAGGGGAGCACATTCCCGATGACGCTGCTGGCCAAGGACACCGCGCATCGCACGGTGCCGGCCGTCCTCTCGCTGAGCGGAGCCGGTTTCACCAAACGCGACATGGAGGCGGCGGCCGACGTGGTGATCGTTCCCGATCCGGCAACCTTCCATATCCTGCCGTGGGTCGCCGGCACCGGATGGCTCCTCTGCGACCTATACTTCACCGGCGGCGAGCCGGTTCCGGTTTCCACGCGTTATCTGTACCGGCGCGCGCTGGAGCGGCTGAGCGAGGCCGGTTTCGATTTCGTGGCGGGGCTCGAGATCGAGTTTCACATCTTCAAGCTCGAAAACCCGCGGCTTCAGCTTGACGATGCGGGCCAGCCGGGGCCGCCGCCCGAAGTGAGTCTCCTCACCCAGGGCTATCAGCATCTGACCGAGCTGCGTTACGATCAGCTCGATCCGGCGCTCGAAATTCTGCGCCGGAACATCATGGGCCTGGGCCTTCCTCTGCGCACGCTGGAAGTCGAATACGGACCGAGCCAGTGCGAGTTCACGTTCCAGCCGCGCCACGGACTCGAGCCGGCCGATATGATGATGCTGGCGCGCAGCGCAATCAAGCAGGTCTGTCGCCGCCACGGCTATCTTGCGAGCTTCATGTGCCGGCCGCGAATTCCGAACGTTTTCTCGAGCGGTTGGCATCTGCATCAATCGTTGCGCGACAAACGCACCGGCGACAGCGCTTTCGTCCCGGCTGCCGGCGCCGTGCTGTCGCCGTTGGCGCAGCAGTATCTGGCCGGATTGCTCGAACATGCGCAGGGCGCAGCCGCCTTGGCGACGCCGACCATCAACGGCTACCGACGTTATGGGCGGCATCCGCTCGCTCCCGACCGCGCGGTTTGGGGCCACGACCATCGCAACGTGATGGTCCGCGTGCTGGGCGGGCCCGGCGATTCGGCAACACGGCTGGAGAATCGCGTGGGCGAGCCGGCCGCGAATCCGTACCTATACATGGCCTCGCAGATTTTCTCGGGACTCGACGGGATTGAGCGCCAACTCGATCCGGGACCGCCGAGCGACACGCCCTATGAAGCGGCGGCGCCACGGCTGCCGCACTCGCTCGGCGAAGCCATCGCAGCGCTCCGCAAAGATACTTGCCTGCGCGCGGGCCTGGGCAGCACGTTCGTCGATTACTATTCGCTGATCAAGGAAGCCGAGATCGCGCGTTTCGAACTGGAAGTCACTGAATGGGAGCAGCGCGAGTACTTCGAGATTTTCTGA
- a CDS encoding Rieske 2Fe-2S domain-containing protein, giving the protein MIAQRNELITRTGPATPAGKLMRFYWQPAALVEELPAERPVKAIQLLGEKLVLFRDESGRYGLVDRACPHRGADLAFGRLEDGGLRCSFHGWLFDVGGNCLETPAEPEGSTLHTKIRHKSYPVRERNGIVFAYMGPGEPPAFPHFDCFIAPEAYTFAFKGHVACNWLQALEVGIDPAHASFLHRFFEDHSPAGNYGIQFRSTTADSAVAMTRIMREHPRPHIDTQRTDYGFRLITLRAVDDSRTHIRVTNLLFPNAFVVPLSPEMTVTQWQVPIDDVNNYWYAIFTSFGAPVDKQAMRRHRLELYTLPEYKPRLNAANDYGFNAAEQKQRTYTGMGDDINVHDQWAVESQGPIQDRTQEHLGASDKAIAVYRRILIEGIEDVAAGKRPLMVLDEAAARRIRGPITLDGIAPCDGFEAYWREFDTRRRRDSAWAAAHPLE; this is encoded by the coding sequence ATGATTGCACAACGCAACGAGCTGATTACTCGCACCGGGCCCGCGACTCCCGCCGGCAAGCTGATGCGGTTTTACTGGCAGCCTGCCGCGCTGGTCGAAGAGCTGCCGGCCGAGCGTCCGGTCAAAGCGATCCAATTGCTTGGCGAGAAGCTCGTGCTATTTCGCGACGAATCGGGGCGCTATGGACTGGTCGATCGTGCTTGCCCGCATCGCGGCGCCGACCTCGCGTTCGGGCGGCTCGAAGACGGAGGACTGCGCTGCTCGTTTCACGGCTGGCTCTTCGACGTGGGGGGAAACTGCCTCGAGACCCCAGCCGAGCCCGAGGGCAGCACGCTCCACACCAAAATCCGGCACAAGTCCTATCCGGTCCGTGAACGCAACGGCATCGTCTTTGCCTACATGGGGCCGGGCGAACCGCCGGCTTTTCCCCACTTTGATTGTTTTATCGCGCCTGAGGCGTACACCTTCGCATTCAAAGGACACGTCGCGTGCAATTGGCTGCAAGCGCTCGAAGTCGGCATCGATCCGGCTCATGCTTCGTTCCTGCACCGCTTCTTCGAAGACCATAGTCCGGCGGGCAACTATGGAATTCAGTTTCGCAGCACGACGGCGGACTCGGCCGTGGCGATGACCAGGATTATGCGCGAGCATCCGCGCCCGCATATCGATACTCAGCGCACGGACTATGGCTTTAGACTCATAACTCTGCGCGCGGTCGATGATTCTCGCACTCACATCCGCGTCACGAACTTGCTATTTCCGAACGCATTTGTGGTGCCGCTCAGCCCCGAGATGACCGTTACGCAGTGGCAGGTGCCCATCGACGACGTAAATAACTACTGGTATGCTATTTTCACCAGTTTCGGCGCGCCGGTTGACAAGCAAGCGATGCGCCGCCATCGCCTCGAGCTCTATACGCTCCCGGAGTACAAACCGCGGCTCAACGCCGCGAACGACTACGGGTTCAACGCTGCGGAACAGAAGCAGCGAACGTACACCGGCATGGGCGACGACATTAACGTGCATGACCAGTGGGCGGTCGAATCGCAGGGTCCGATCCAGGACCGCACCCAGGAGCATCTCGGCGCGTCTGACAAGGCTATCGCGGTCTATCGGCGGATTCTTATCGAAGGGATCGAAGATGTGGCGGCCGGTAAGCGGCCGCTGATGGTCCTGGACGAGGCCGCTGCGCGGCGGATCCGAGGCCCGATCACGCTCGACGGAATCGCGCCGTGCGACGGGTTCGAGGCCTATTGGCGCGAATTCGACACCAGACGCCGGAGAGATTCCGCCTGGGCCGCAGCGCATCCTTTGGAATGA
- a CDS encoding pseudouridine synthase, protein MDKERIAKFLARAGVASRRECERLIASRRVAVNGILVTHPAMLVGADDLLLVDGKPIAALQQSRIWRYHKPAGLVTTAHDPQGRPTVFAALPKTLPRVISVGRLDINTEGLLLLTNDGELARYLEHPAQSIARTYRVRVHGNFDQASISTLARGVTVDGVRYRPIETTLDRRQGGNFWITMTLREGKNREIKKLLAHLGLQVTRLIRTGYGPFELRKLAQGAVEEAPLRMLPILVPGYFRATNSDRGQCVADPHSRSLRSGRKAGL, encoded by the coding sequence GTGGACAAGGAGAGGATCGCCAAGTTCCTGGCCCGCGCCGGCGTCGCGTCGCGCCGCGAGTGTGAACGGCTGATCGCGTCGCGTCGCGTCGCGGTCAACGGCATTCTCGTGACTCATCCCGCGATGCTGGTTGGTGCGGACGACCTCCTCTTGGTGGACGGTAAGCCGATCGCAGCCCTCCAACAATCGAGAATCTGGCGCTATCACAAGCCCGCCGGACTCGTGACCACCGCGCACGACCCGCAAGGACGGCCGACCGTCTTCGCCGCCCTGCCTAAAACCCTGCCCCGAGTAATCTCGGTCGGACGGCTCGACATCAACACCGAGGGGCTTTTGCTCCTGACCAATGACGGCGAACTGGCGCGCTATCTCGAACATCCGGCGCAGTCAATTGCCAGGACCTATCGAGTCCGGGTTCACGGCAACTTCGATCAGGCGTCGATTTCCACGCTCGCGCGAGGCGTCACCGTCGATGGAGTTCGTTACCGTCCGATCGAAACCACGCTCGACAGACGTCAAGGCGGCAATTTCTGGATAACCATGACGCTGCGCGAAGGAAAAAACCGCGAGATCAAAAAGCTGCTCGCGCACTTGGGATTGCAGGTGACGCGCCTCATTCGGACCGGCTACGGCCCGTTCGAGCTCAGAAAGCTGGCGCAAGGCGCGGTTGAAGAAGCGCCGCTCCGGATGCTTCCGATACTGGTACCCGGATATTTTCGCGCGACGAACTCCGATAGAGGCCAATGCGTCGCCGATCCTCACAGCCGGTCTTTAAGGTCCGGTCGGAAAGCTGGTTTGTAA